The following coding sequences lie in one Bacteroides helcogenes P 36-108 genomic window:
- the pdxB gene encoding 4-phosphoerythronate dehydrogenase PdxB has product MKVIIDDKIPFIKEAISRIADEVVYAPGTAFTPTLVKDADALIVRTRTCCNRELLEGSKVKFIATATIGFDHIDTEYCRKAGITWANAPGCNSASVAQYLQSSLILLQKQKSIRLSQTTIGIVGAGNVGSKVEQAARKFGMRILLNDLPRADREGGNGFSPLQTLANECDIITFHVPLYKEGKYKTFHLADDTFFHSLKRCPIIINTSRGEVIETHALLNALEQGTISDAIIDVWENEPDINSTLLNQVFLGTPHIAGYSADGKANATRMSLDALCRFFHIEADYLITPPQPENPVITAHSPAEAYLQMYDPRRDSEALKKHPDLFEKLRGDYPLRREEGAFILKHV; this is encoded by the coding sequence ATGAAAGTCATTATAGACGACAAAATACCCTTTATAAAAGAGGCTATCTCCCGGATAGCAGATGAAGTGGTCTATGCTCCCGGAACAGCCTTTACTCCCACTCTGGTGAAAGATGCCGATGCGCTGATAGTGCGCACACGTACATGCTGCAACCGTGAACTGCTGGAGGGAAGTAAAGTAAAATTCATTGCTACGGCAACAATTGGTTTCGATCACATCGATACGGAGTATTGCCGCAAAGCAGGTATCACATGGGCCAATGCGCCCGGATGCAACTCGGCATCCGTAGCCCAATATCTGCAATCATCCCTGATCCTGCTGCAGAAGCAGAAAAGTATCCGGCTGTCCCAAACTACCATAGGCATTGTGGGGGCAGGCAATGTGGGCAGCAAAGTGGAGCAAGCAGCGCGGAAATTCGGAATGCGTATATTACTGAACGATCTGCCGCGTGCAGACCGGGAAGGCGGAAACGGCTTTTCTCCTTTGCAGACCCTTGCCAACGAATGTGACATAATCACATTCCATGTGCCTTTATATAAGGAAGGGAAATACAAAACATTCCATCTGGCTGACGACACATTTTTCCATTCTTTGAAACGTTGCCCCATCATCATCAACACCTCACGCGGTGAGGTAATAGAAACTCATGCATTACTAAATGCTCTCGAACAAGGAACAATTTCGGATGCAATCATCGATGTTTGGGAAAATGAACCGGACATCAATTCCACCTTATTGAACCAAGTATTCCTCGGAACACCACATATTGCCGGTTATTCTGCCGATGGTAAAGCAAACGCTACACGTATGTCACTGGATGCGCTGTGTCGATTCTTCCACATAGAAGCCGATTACCTAATTACTCCTCCCCAACCGGAAAATCCCGTCATCACCGCGCACTCTCCGGCAGAGGCGTACTTGCAAATGTACGACCCGCGCCGAGACAGCGAGGCCTTGAAAAAGCATCCGGACCTGTTCGAGAAATTACGCGGAGATTACCCGCTACGAAGAGAGGAGGGAGCCTTCATCCTGAAGCACGTGTAA
- the purN gene encoding phosphoribosylglycinamide formyltransferase, giving the protein MMKNIAVLASGSGTNTENIIRFFREKDSACVRLVLTNRQDALVLERAKRLGVPYACFAKNDWESGEAILPLLQEHDIDFIVLAGFLARVPNSILHAYPNKMINIHPSLLPKFGGKGMYGDRVHEAVIAAGEKESGITIHYTNEHYDEGAVICQIKCSVLPGDTPDILAQRIHKLEYEYYPRVIEELLNTID; this is encoded by the coding sequence ATGATGAAAAATATCGCGGTTTTAGCTTCGGGAAGTGGTACGAATACCGAAAATATCATTCGTTTTTTTCGGGAAAAGGATTCAGCCTGTGTGCGTTTGGTGTTGACCAACCGGCAGGATGCGCTTGTTTTAGAGCGCGCAAAGAGGTTGGGAGTGCCTTATGCCTGTTTTGCTAAAAATGATTGGGAGAGTGGAGAAGCTATTCTGCCCTTGCTGCAAGAACATGATATTGATTTTATAGTGTTGGCTGGTTTTCTGGCTCGCGTGCCGAATAGCATTTTGCATGCTTATCCCAATAAAATGATAAATATACATCCTTCACTCCTTCCCAAGTTCGGTGGGAAAGGGATGTATGGTGACCGTGTTCATGAAGCTGTGATTGCCGCAGGCGAGAAAGAGAGTGGTATCACTATACATTATACTAATGAACATTACGATGAAGGAGCTGTCATTTGCCAAATAAAATGTTCTGTACTGCCGGGTGATACACCTGATATATTGGCGCAACGCATCCATAAACTGGAGTATGAATATTATCCGCGAGTGATAGAGGAATTGCTGAATACGATAGATTGA
- a CDS encoding acyl carrier protein produces the protein MSEIASRVKAIIVDKLGVEESEVTTEASFTNDLGADSLDTVELIMEFEKEFGISIPDDQAEKIGTVGDAVSYIEEHAK, from the coding sequence ATGTCTGAAATTGCATCAAGAGTGAAAGCGATTATCGTCGACAAATTAGGCGTTGAAGAATCAGAAGTTACAACCGAAGCAAGCTTCACTAACGACTTAGGAGCTGATTCTCTTGACACGGTTGAACTTATCATGGAATTCGAAAAAGAATTCGGTATCTCTATCCCTGATGACCAGGCTGAAAAGATCGGTACTGTAGGTGATGCTGTATCTTACATCGAAGAACACGCTAAGTAA